Proteins encoded within one genomic window of Halodesulfurarchaeum formicicum:
- a CDS encoding DUF7344 domain-containing protein: MNSQSGQAQTDKNDLVFETLCDRYRRHILCLLAESDSGPGKDRYDLDQRLDIDADSETIRTALHHTHLPRLADAGYIEWDRKSSSIARGPQFDEIKPVVTLLDEHRDRLPAEWP, translated from the coding sequence ATGAATTCACAATCCGGACAGGCCCAGACTGACAAGAACGACCTGGTATTCGAGACGCTTTGTGATCGGTATCGTCGCCACATACTGTGTTTGCTTGCGGAGTCCGATTCGGGGCCAGGCAAGGACCGATACGATCTCGACCAGCGTCTCGACATCGATGCGGATTCCGAAACGATTCGCACAGCGCTCCATCATACCCACCTGCCACGGCTTGCCGACGCCGGGTATATCGAGTGGGACCGAAAGAGCAGTTCGATTGCCAGGGGACCACAGTTCGACGAAATCAAGCCCGTCGTGACACTGTTGGACGAGCATCGTGATCGGCTTCCTGCTGAATGGCCGTAG
- a CDS encoding 50S ribosomal protein L11 → MADTIEILVSGGQADPGPPLGPELGPTPVDVQAVVQEINDETAAFDGTEVPVTIEYEEDGSFTIEVGVPPTAALIKDEAGFETGSGDPETNFVADLSIEQVKKIAEQKVSDLLSYEVKAAAKEVAGTCVSLGVTIEGEDARTFKQRVDDGEYDDVLEA, encoded by the coding sequence ATGGCTGATACGATCGAAATCCTCGTTTCTGGCGGCCAGGCTGATCCGGGCCCACCGCTAGGACCGGAACTGGGTCCGACCCCAGTCGACGTGCAGGCGGTCGTCCAGGAGATCAACGACGAGACTGCTGCATTCGACGGCACCGAGGTCCCGGTCACCATCGAGTACGAGGAGGACGGCTCCTTTACCATCGAGGTCGGGGTCCCCCCGACGGCGGCACTCATCAAGGACGAAGCGGGCTTCGAGACGGGCAGTGGTGATCCCGAGACGAACTTCGTCGCCGACCTCTCCATCGAACAGGTCAAGAAGATCGCCGAGCAGAAGGTCTCCGATCTGCTCTCCTACGAGGTCAAGGCCGCGGCAAAGGAAGTCGCCGGCACCTGTGTCTCGCTGGGCGTGACGATCGAGGGCGAGGACGCACGGACGTTCAAACAGCGTGTCGACGACGGCGAGTACGACGACGTTCTCGAAGCCTGA
- a CDS encoding OBG GTPase family GTP-binding protein: MGLEEEIEALETEIAETPYNKSTEAHIGRLKAKLAEKREKLEAQQDSGSGGGGYGVEQSGDATVALVGFPSVGKSTLINALTNADSEVGSYDFTTLDVNPGMLDYRGANIQLLDVPGLIEGAAGGRGGGREVLSVIRTADLIVFLLSAFEIEQYERLDEELYHNDIRLDTEPPSITVRKKGKDGIDVNASAELSLDEETIKGVLREHGFVNAIITIRGDPDLDELVDGIMDNRVYLPSLTVVNKVDLIDPSYADTMRANLRDVGVDPDDAVFISAEKEKGLEALVERLWEELELIRVYMDKPGRGVDYEDPVILRAGETVGDLLSKLGGTFDDRFRFARVTGPSAKHDEQQVGRDHTLADEDVLRIVASR, translated from the coding sequence ATGGGACTTGAGGAGGAGATCGAGGCACTCGAGACGGAGATCGCCGAGACTCCGTACAACAAGTCCACCGAAGCGCATATTGGCCGTCTCAAGGCGAAACTCGCGGAGAAACGGGAGAAGTTAGAAGCCCAGCAGGACTCTGGCAGTGGAGGCGGCGGGTACGGCGTCGAACAGTCCGGGGACGCCACCGTGGCACTCGTGGGCTTTCCCAGCGTGGGGAAATCGACGCTGATAAACGCGCTTACCAACGCCGACAGCGAGGTCGGTTCCTATGATTTCACGACCCTCGATGTCAACCCCGGCATGCTCGATTATCGGGGGGCGAACATCCAGTTGCTCGACGTTCCGGGCCTCATCGAGGGGGCGGCCGGTGGGCGAGGTGGCGGCCGGGAGGTGCTCTCGGTCATTCGAACGGCCGACTTGATCGTTTTTCTCCTCTCGGCCTTCGAGATCGAACAGTACGAACGGCTGGACGAGGAACTCTATCACAACGACATCCGCCTGGATACCGAACCGCCGTCGATCACGGTCCGAAAGAAAGGCAAGGACGGGATCGACGTCAACGCTTCCGCAGAACTCTCCCTCGATGAGGAGACGATCAAGGGCGTGCTCCGGGAACACGGCTTCGTCAACGCGATCATCACCATCCGCGGGGATCCGGACCTCGACGAACTCGTCGACGGGATCATGGACAACCGGGTGTACCTGCCTTCCCTGACCGTCGTAAACAAGGTCGACCTCATCGATCCGAGCTACGCCGACACCATGCGGGCGAACCTTCGTGATGTGGGTGTGGATCCGGATGATGCGGTGTTCATCAGCGCGGAGAAGGAGAAGGGTCTCGAGGCCCTGGTCGAACGCCTGTGGGAGGAACTCGAACTCATCCGGGTCTACATGGACAAACCGGGGCGAGGGGTAGATTACGAGGATCCAGTGATCCTTCGCGCCGGCGAGACGGTCGGCGATCTGCTCTCGAAACTCGGCGGGACCTTCGACGATCGTTTCCGATTCGCTCGCGTGACGGGTCCGAGTGCGAAACACGACGAACAGCAGGTCGGTCGCGATCACACCCTTGCCGACGAGGACGTGTTGCGAATCGTCGCCAGCCGCTGA
- the rpl12p gene encoding 50S ribosomal protein P1 — protein sequence MEYVYAALILNETDAEINEDNLTDVLDAAGVDVEESRVKALVAALEDVDIEEAVEQAAAAPAAPAASGGSEAEAEEAEEEEAEEEAEAEEEEEAEEEDEEASGEGLGDLFG from the coding sequence ATGGAATACGTATACGCCGCACTCATCCTGAACGAGACCGACGCAGAGATCAACGAAGACAACCTGACCGACGTGCTGGACGCCGCCGGCGTGGACGTGGAGGAGTCCCGCGTCAAGGCCCTGGTGGCCGCCCTCGAAGACGTCGACATCGAGGAGGCCGTCGAGCAGGCCGCAGCCGCCCCCGCAGCCCCCGCCGCGAGCGGTGGCTCGGAAGCCGAGGCCGAGGAGGCCGAGGAAGAGGAAGCTGAGGAAGAAGCCGAAGCTGAAGAAGAAGAAGAAGCCGAGGAAGAGGACGAAGAGGCCTCCGGCGAAGGTCTCGGCGACCTCTTCGGGTAA
- a CDS encoding 6-hydroxymethylpterin diphosphokinase MptE-like protein, whose protein sequence is MDYAAWEPIYERIVADFGYDPTEDRAARDVLSELVEPFEFDRLDFRGRTVAVAGGSDTLESELDVLRDADRTVAASGAAAVMEAAGIRPDLVVTDLDKTPETAISLSRAGVPVAAHAHGDNVPAVREYVPRFDGESVFGTTQVEPLDNVYNFGGFTDGDRAAFLADHLGADTLRFPGWDFDDPTVSSEKAHKLRWAARLLGCLERRRNEQFPVLDGRRESIADVPQDTSWRCD, encoded by the coding sequence ATGGACTACGCCGCCTGGGAACCGATCTACGAGCGGATCGTCGCCGACTTCGGGTATGACCCCACCGAGGATCGGGCGGCACGTGACGTGCTCTCGGAGCTCGTCGAGCCCTTCGAGTTCGACCGCCTGGATTTCCGTGGGCGAACTGTCGCCGTCGCCGGGGGCAGCGACACGCTCGAATCCGAACTCGACGTCCTCAGGGATGCCGACCGGACGGTCGCCGCCTCGGGCGCCGCGGCTGTGATGGAAGCCGCCGGGATTCGACCTGATCTGGTCGTGACGGATCTCGATAAGACACCGGAAACCGCAATTTCGTTGAGCCGGGCAGGCGTTCCGGTCGCCGCCCATGCCCATGGGGACAACGTGCCGGCAGTCCGAGAGTATGTCCCCCGCTTCGACGGCGAATCGGTCTTCGGGACCACACAGGTCGAGCCGCTCGACAACGTCTACAACTTCGGCGGGTTCACGGACGGCGATCGGGCGGCGTTCCTCGCTGATCACCTGGGTGCCGACACCCTTCGGTTCCCGGGCTGGGATTTCGACGACCCGACCGTGTCTTCGGAAAAGGCTCACAAACTCCGCTGGGCGGCCCGGTTGCTGGGATGTCTCGAACGCCGGCGAAACGAGCAGTTTCCGGTCCTTGACGGGCGGCGAGAATCGATCGCCGACGTTCCTCAGGACACGTCCTGGCGTTGTGACTGA
- a CDS encoding Lrp/AsnC family transcriptional regulator, giving the protein MDERDVAILKAISDLGTGSPDQLHEETGIPVSTIHYRLNNLREEGIITNDLYDFDHEKLGLGVTIIVEVLAEYEGSADEVEDALFNIEGVTQVFFTMGETDFIVLARLPDSDSVERLIADFESIPEVDRTNSTFVVSTLRDESRAPATYDLETLTDALVD; this is encoded by the coding sequence ATGGACGAGCGCGACGTCGCGATTCTCAAGGCGATCTCGGATCTCGGAACGGGAAGCCCCGACCAGTTACACGAGGAGACCGGGATCCCAGTTTCGACGATCCACTACCGGTTGAACAACCTTCGGGAAGAGGGGATCATCACGAACGACCTCTATGACTTCGATCACGAGAAGTTGGGACTGGGAGTGACCATCATCGTCGAGGTCCTCGCCGAGTACGAGGGCTCGGCCGACGAGGTCGAAGACGCACTGTTCAACATCGAGGGGGTGACACAGGTCTTTTTCACCATGGGCGAGACTGATTTCATCGTGCTCGCTCGGCTCCCGGACTCGGACAGCGTCGAACGCTTGATCGCGGACTTCGAATCAATTCCAGAAGTCGATCGGACCAACTCGACCTTCGTCGTGTCGACCCTGCGAGACGAGAGTCGGGCCCCCGCGACCTACGATCTGGAAACACTGACCGACGCGCTTGTGGACTAA
- a CDS encoding class I SAM-dependent methyltransferase translates to MTVPCVAVERQAGEATRQRLAEAGLLATEWDIDVDGDQVYIPVTDPTAVPGDLHVVSHDAPERQTQQMPADLLGWEPSYERLGDLAIIDEDDPDRADAIADALWQSDLPIDGVLNRASKVKGETRTRDWDVLRGSSTQTVHREYGAEFLLDVDSVYFSPRLATERHRVVTQVTPDEQAFDMFAGVGPFVIPMAKRGATVIGTDVNEVAIDFLRENARRNGVEDRVTAIAGDVRKVAPEYENWADRLVMNLPHSADEFLDTAVSLASDHARLHYYDIQHESAPFEPGEAAIRDAAEPEYQVTVRTRHEVRTYAPHEVNVVLDVDLDRVD, encoded by the coding sequence ATGACCGTCCCCTGTGTCGCTGTCGAGCGTCAGGCTGGGGAGGCTACCAGACAGCGACTCGCCGAGGCTGGGCTGCTCGCGACCGAGTGGGACATCGACGTCGACGGGGACCAGGTCTACATCCCCGTCACCGATCCGACGGCGGTCCCAGGGGACCTGCACGTTGTCTCTCACGACGCCCCCGAACGACAGACACAGCAAATGCCGGCGGACCTGTTGGGCTGGGAGCCCAGCTACGAACGACTTGGCGATCTGGCGATCATCGACGAGGACGACCCGGACCGAGCAGACGCGATCGCCGATGCCCTCTGGCAGTCGGACCTGCCGATCGATGGGGTGCTCAACCGGGCCTCGAAGGTCAAAGGTGAGACCCGGACCCGTGACTGGGATGTCCTCCGGGGTTCGAGTACACAGACGGTCCACCGCGAGTACGGCGCCGAGTTCCTCCTGGACGTGGATTCGGTGTACTTCTCGCCCCGACTTGCGACTGAACGCCATCGGGTCGTCACGCAGGTCACCCCGGACGAACAGGCCTTCGACATGTTCGCCGGTGTCGGACCATTCGTGATTCCGATGGCAAAACGAGGCGCGACGGTGATCGGCACTGACGTCAACGAGGTCGCGATCGATTTCCTCCGCGAGAATGCCCGGCGGAACGGCGTCGAAGATCGAGTGACTGCTATCGCCGGAGACGTCCGGAAGGTGGCCCCGGAGTACGAGAACTGGGCCGATCGCCTGGTCATGAACCTGCCCCACTCCGCAGACGAGTTTCTCGACACTGCCGTGTCACTCGCCAGCGACCATGCCCGGCTTCACTATTATGACATCCAGCACGAGTCGGCCCCGTTCGAACCGGGCGAGGCGGCGATCCGAGACGCTGCCGAACCCGAGTACCAGGTCACCGTTCGGACCCGCCACGAGGTTCGAACGTACGCCCCACACGAGGTAAACGTGGTCCTCGACGTGGACCTGGACCGGGTCGACTGA
- a CDS encoding phosphate-starvation-inducible PsiE family protein, producing the protein MAGQISRHISQFVQAVELAAAGLFALLFGIGVVDLALQIAMTVPTGAITDPLVVIGFIETGLLLLIIVEVYQTVVAYVRQTDTRQIVRLVIYTGVIAMVRKVIIFRTSEYTTVQDALLAAMAYTVIILGLVSLLYVERKLGVSLD; encoded by the coding sequence ATGGCGGGTCAGATCTCCAGGCACATCAGTCAGTTCGTCCAGGCCGTCGAACTCGCCGCCGCCGGGCTCTTTGCGCTCCTCTTCGGCATCGGCGTGGTCGATCTGGCCCTCCAGATCGCGATGACGGTCCCCACGGGAGCCATCACCGACCCCCTGGTGGTCATCGGTTTCATCGAGACGGGCCTGCTCTTGCTCATAATCGTTGAGGTTTACCAGACCGTCGTGGCCTATGTCCGACAGACCGATACCCGGCAGATCGTCCGGCTGGTGATCTACACCGGCGTGATCGCGATGGTCCGAAAGGTGATCATCTTCCGGACCTCCGAATACACGACCGTCCAGGATGCCCTTCTCGCGGCGATGGCGTACACTGTGATCATTCTCGGATTGGTGAGTCTCCTGTACGTCGAGCGAAAACTCGGCGTGTCCCTGGATTAG
- a CDS encoding CPBP family intramembrane glutamic endopeptidase has translation MSSTTYGVSFGKRFGVTLLAGIPGIVALVGYIYVSTPPTAVPTGLSLPLLAVLSAINPLLLLSVACLLGAYAAPRVGLQSYLINQLGTDAGIWRQLREEVLLAVGIGVIGGVTIVVLDTMLMPFIAQDLPQTVIGANRPTVMSVLAYVPVRILYGGITEELMLRFGLLSMVAFVAWRVTGRRTNNPGPGVMWTAIVVSAVLFGVGHLPALAQSITLTPALIARTILLNAIAGILFGWLYWQKSLEAAMVSHASFHIPLVVLSLVQVALL, from the coding sequence ATGTCGTCTACAACGTACGGTGTCTCCTTCGGCAAACGCTTTGGCGTAACCCTGCTAGCTGGGATCCCCGGGATCGTCGCGCTTGTCGGATACATCTACGTCTCAACGCCGCCGACTGCCGTTCCGACCGGGCTCTCGCTGCCGCTCCTCGCGGTTCTCTCTGCCATCAATCCCTTGCTTCTCCTCAGCGTCGCGTGTCTGCTCGGCGCGTATGCAGCCCCGCGAGTGGGATTACAATCGTATCTCATCAACCAGCTGGGAACCGATGCGGGAATCTGGCGACAGCTCCGTGAGGAAGTCTTGCTGGCGGTCGGAATCGGGGTCATCGGCGGAGTCACAATCGTCGTCCTCGACACAATGCTGATGCCATTTATCGCCCAGGATCTGCCCCAAACTGTGATCGGGGCGAACAGACCGACCGTGATGTCCGTTCTCGCGTACGTTCCCGTTCGAATTCTCTATGGAGGAATTACCGAGGAACTCATGCTCCGGTTTGGGCTGCTGTCCATGGTTGCGTTCGTGGCCTGGCGAGTCACCGGCCGTCGAACGAACAACCCTGGTCCGGGTGTCATGTGGACTGCGATCGTGGTTTCGGCCGTGTTGTTCGGCGTCGGGCACCTCCCGGCACTCGCACAGTCTATCACACTCACACCGGCACTGATCGCTCGAACAATCCTTCTGAACGCAATCGCTGGAATCCTGTTTGGTTGGCTCTACTGGCAGAAAAGTCTCGAAGCGGCGATGGTGAGCCACGCCTCGTTCCACATTCCTCTCGTAGTGCTTTCACTCGTGCAGGTCGCGTTGCTCTGA
- a CDS encoding DMT family transporter, with protein MTHLDLLSGPRATASLFVLLGLLWGSSFVAIEIGLHVFPPLYFAGIRYLLAGGLLMAWAVMSAPEIMPQRRTDYLAIGVVALFLIFANHAFLYLGEQIVSGAIASIIISLSPVLTVLFASLTLERGLPRMNEIIGFVLGIAGVVVVAQPNPASLDQGHLFGIGLVLLAAASFAAGGVLSRTVRSGLPLKSLQAWAMLIGSGMLFGVGSLRGESWAGVEVTTTGLLSLSYLVVFSGIIAFMVYFTLLDRVGPSQLNLVSYLEPIAAALVAWLLLGEMITLTTVVGFLLVMAGFTAIRRDLVVRILDAPYGRAVETIQEIAATLEEHRPFRTKTDFTDTRKK; from the coding sequence ATGACACATTTGGATCTCCTCTCCGGGCCGCGGGCGACAGCGTCGCTGTTCGTCCTGCTGGGCCTGCTCTGGGGCAGTTCGTTCGTCGCGATCGAGATCGGGCTTCACGTCTTCCCGCCGCTTTACTTCGCCGGCATTCGGTACCTGTTGGCTGGCGGGCTACTCATGGCCTGGGCGGTCATGTCCGCGCCTGAAATCATGCCACAGCGGCGGACCGATTACCTCGCAATCGGCGTGGTCGCGCTGTTTCTCATCTTCGCGAATCACGCGTTCCTCTACCTTGGCGAGCAGATCGTCTCCGGGGCAATCGCCTCGATCATCATCAGCCTGTCTCCGGTTCTGACGGTGCTGTTTGCAAGTCTGACCCTGGAGCGCGGGCTCCCCCGGATGAACGAAATCATCGGCTTCGTTCTTGGCATCGCCGGCGTGGTGGTCGTCGCCCAGCCGAATCCAGCCTCCCTCGATCAGGGGCATCTCTTCGGGATCGGTCTCGTCCTCCTCGCCGCCGCGAGTTTCGCCGCTGGTGGGGTTCTCTCACGGACCGTTCGGTCCGGCCTTCCGCTCAAGAGCCTCCAGGCCTGGGCGATGCTCATTGGGTCGGGCATGCTCTTTGGAGTTGGCTCTCTTCGAGGCGAGTCCTGGGCTGGCGTCGAGGTCACGACGACTGGGCTGCTCTCGCTGAGCTATTTGGTCGTCTTCTCGGGGATCATCGCGTTCATGGTGTACTTCACCCTCCTCGACCGAGTCGGGCCCTCTCAGCTCAACCTGGTGAGCTATCTCGAACCCATCGCCGCCGCCCTGGTCGCCTGGCTTCTGCTGGGTGAGATGATCACGCTCACGACCGTCGTGGGCTTCCTCCTGGTCATGGCCGGATTCACCGCGATCCGCCGCGATCTGGTCGTCCGGATATTGGACGCCCCATACGGGCGCGCCGTCGAGACAATCCAGGAGATCGCCGCGACGCTCGAGGAGCATCGGCCGTTCCGCACTAAGACGGATTTCACCGATACACGGAAGAAGTAG
- a CDS encoding 50S ribosomal protein L10 — MTAEAEHTTEHVPEWKQQEVEDLVSVIESYDSVGVVDVQGIPSRQLQEMRADLYGSATLRMSRNTLLERALEQVDAGLEDLVPFLSGHVGLIGTNDNPFALYRRLEQSKTAAPISAGETAPNDIVIEEGDTGMDPGPFVGDLQNVGAAARIDEGSIKVLEDSVVAEAGDIVSQDLAGVLGELGIEPKEVGLDLRAVFADGVLFEAEELEIDVEAYRADFEAAAAAGRNLAVNAAIPTTESMPALLAKAEGEAKSLGLQASIESPALMDDLVSTADAQVKALAAQIEDDEALPEELRDLEAPGGAETTDTEESIDDQPEADAEPEAAEDDDDDEDEDAGGEGLGAMFG, encoded by the coding sequence ATGACGGCTGAAGCCGAACACACGACCGAACACGTCCCCGAATGGAAACAACAGGAGGTCGAGGACCTCGTTTCGGTCATCGAATCCTACGACAGCGTCGGCGTCGTCGACGTACAAGGGATTCCGAGCCGACAGCTCCAGGAGATGCGGGCGGACCTGTACGGGTCGGCCACGCTCCGGATGAGCCGGAACACGCTCCTCGAACGAGCGCTGGAGCAGGTTGATGCGGGGCTCGAAGACCTCGTGCCGTTCCTTTCGGGCCACGTCGGCCTGATCGGAACGAACGACAACCCCTTCGCGCTCTACCGTCGACTCGAACAGTCCAAGACGGCCGCCCCGATCAGCGCTGGCGAGACTGCTCCGAACGACATCGTCATCGAGGAAGGCGACACGGGAATGGACCCCGGCCCCTTCGTCGGTGACCTGCAGAACGTCGGGGCCGCCGCTCGCATCGACGAGGGATCGATCAAGGTCCTCGAAGACAGCGTCGTGGCGGAAGCCGGCGATATCGTCAGCCAGGACCTGGCTGGCGTGCTCGGCGAACTCGGTATCGAGCCCAAGGAGGTCGGACTCGACCTCCGTGCCGTCTTCGCCGACGGCGTGCTCTTCGAGGCCGAGGAACTCGAGATCGACGTCGAGGCCTACCGGGCCGACTTCGAAGCCGCCGCAGCGGCCGGTCGGAACCTCGCGGTCAACGCCGCGATCCCGACCACGGAGTCGATGCCCGCGCTGCTGGCGAAAGCCGAGGGCGAGGCCAAGAGCCTCGGCCTGCAGGCTTCGATCGAGAGCCCGGCCCTGATGGACGACCTGGTTTCGACCGCGGACGCCCAGGTCAAGGCCCTGGCCGCACAGATCGAGGACGACGAGGCGCTCCCCGAGGAGCTCCGTGACCTCGAAGCCCCCGGTGGGGCCGAAACCACTGACACCGAAGAATCGATCGACGACCAACCAGAGGCAGACGCCGAACCGGAAGCCGCCGAAGACGACGATGACGACGAGGACGAAGACGCCGGTGGCGAGGGCCTCGGAGCGATGTTCGGATAA
- a CDS encoding 50S ribosomal protein L1: MADSAIEEAVNRALEEAPERAFRETVDLAVNLRDIDLNDPSNRIDESVVLPEGTGQDTSIVVFATGETAIQAADVADQVLDDDDLEDLGDDDDAAKDLADETDFFIAEAAMMQDIGRYLGTVLGPRGKMPTPLQPDDDVVEVVNRMKNSIQLRSGDRRTFHTRVGAADMSAEEIAENIDVILRRLHADLEKGPLNVDSVYVKTTMGPAVEVA; the protein is encoded by the coding sequence ATGGCAGACTCTGCTATCGAAGAGGCCGTCAATCGCGCACTGGAGGAGGCACCTGAGCGGGCGTTCCGCGAAACGGTAGACCTCGCCGTCAATCTGCGTGACATCGACCTCAATGACCCATCGAATCGTATCGACGAAAGCGTCGTCCTCCCGGAGGGGACCGGCCAGGACACCTCGATCGTGGTGTTCGCGACCGGCGAAACGGCCATCCAGGCCGCGGACGTCGCCGATCAGGTACTCGACGACGACGATCTCGAGGACCTCGGCGACGACGACGATGCAGCAAAGGACCTCGCCGATGAAACTGACTTCTTCATCGCCGAGGCAGCGATGATGCAGGACATCGGTCGCTATCTCGGGACCGTCCTCGGTCCCCGGGGGAAGATGCCGACGCCCCTGCAGCCCGACGACGACGTCGTCGAAGTAGTGAACCGCATGAAAAACAGCATCCAGCTTCGCAGTGGCGACCGCCGCACCTTCCACACCCGCGTGGGCGCGGCGGACATGTCTGCGGAGGAGATCGCCGAGAATATCGACGTCATCCTCCGCCGACTGCACGCGGACCTGGAGAAAGGGCCGCTCAACGTGGACTCCGTGTACGTGAAGACCACGATGGGCCCCGCCGTCGAGGTGGCATAA
- a CDS encoding RNA methyltransferase: protein MSEQTPVVVIVDAQTPGNVGTIARSMKNFGFSELLLVDPPELDPDGEAYGFAGQAREDVLPNARETTFEAVLEAYHTVGFTAVTNEDETSHVRFPFKTPRELAESLAERSGPTALVFGREPTGLHNEELAQLDEICAIPASESYPVLNLGQAATIALYELRNVTLGETQLPDRTGSVADPADVERFHEHVAQFLESIEYAPEKRAKTQRLVRRLLGRAKPTGQELVTLRGVMRQAVTRNRE, encoded by the coding sequence ATGTCGGAGCAGACACCCGTCGTGGTGATCGTGGATGCCCAGACGCCGGGCAACGTGGGAACGATCGCCAGATCGATGAAGAACTTCGGGTTCAGCGAGTTGTTGCTCGTCGATCCGCCCGAACTTGATCCGGACGGCGAAGCATACGGGTTCGCGGGCCAGGCTCGTGAGGACGTGCTCCCAAACGCCCGTGAGACGACCTTCGAGGCGGTACTCGAAGCCTATCACACCGTCGGCTTCACGGCGGTCACGAACGAGGACGAAACCAGCCACGTCAGATTTCCCTTCAAAACACCGCGGGAGCTTGCAGAATCACTCGCTGAGCGGTCGGGGCCAACAGCACTCGTGTTCGGTCGGGAACCGACTGGACTGCACAACGAAGAGCTCGCCCAGCTAGACGAGATCTGTGCGATTCCAGCCAGCGAATCTTATCCGGTGTTGAACCTCGGGCAGGCAGCGACGATCGCCCTCTACGAACTCCGGAATGTGACACTCGGGGAGACACAGCTTCCGGACCGCACCGGCTCAGTCGCCGACCCCGCGGATGTCGAGCGATTTCACGAGCACGTCGCCCAATTCCTCGAATCGATCGAGTACGCTCCGGAAAAACGGGCCAAGACCCAGCGACTCGTCCGTCGGCTCCTCGGTCGGGCAAAGCCCACAGGCCAAGAACTGGTGACACTGCGTGGGGTTATGCGACAGGCGGTCACCCGAAATCGGGAGTGA
- the dph5 gene encoding diphthine synthase, whose product MLTFVGLGLYDERSVTIEGRDAIRDAEAVFAEFYTSRLVAATVEDLEAYHDVTIQVRDRAGVEQDPEPILEAAETGPAVFLTAGDPTVSTTHVDLRLRAHDRDIETRIVHAPTAQTAASGLTGLQNYRFGKSTTIPFPWAHGADGVPDSVIETIEANRERGLHTLAYLDIKAESAELMDGATAAELLTEHWNGDVLGVVVGRAGSPEPTVKAASLEALSELSFGPPPHMLLIPGDLHPIEVDALAAFGDAPKDQLE is encoded by the coding sequence ATGCTCACTTTCGTCGGCCTGGGGCTGTACGACGAGCGCTCTGTCACCATCGAGGGACGGGACGCCATTCGAGACGCCGAGGCCGTCTTTGCCGAGTTTTACACCAGTCGACTCGTCGCGGCGACAGTCGAAGATCTGGAGGCCTACCACGACGTGACCATTCAGGTTCGGGACCGGGCTGGGGTCGAACAGGATCCGGAGCCGATCCTGGAAGCGGCCGAGACGGGGCCCGCAGTCTTCCTGACCGCTGGCGATCCGACCGTCTCCACGACGCACGTCGACCTCCGACTGCGCGCCCACGATCGAGATATCGAAACCCGGATCGTCCACGCGCCAACGGCCCAGACCGCGGCCAGCGGGCTGACCGGACTCCAGAACTACCGCTTTGGCAAATCGACGACGATCCCGTTTCCGTGGGCCCACGGGGCCGATGGCGTGCCCGACTCGGTCATCGAAACCATCGAGGCAAATCGGGAACGAGGGCTGCACACACTCGCGTACCTGGACATCAAGGCTGAATCAGCGGAGTTGATGGACGGCGCGACGGCGGCCGAACTTCTGACCGAACACTGGAACGGTGACGTGCTGGGTGTCGTGGTGGGCCGTGCTGGCAGTCCCGAGCCGACAGTCAAAGCGGCTAGTCTCGAAGCGCTCTCGGAACTGTCATTCGGTCCACCACCACACATGTTGCTCATCCCCGGAGACTTACACCCGATCGAAGTCGACGCACTGGCAGCATTCGGCGACGCGCCGAAAGACCAACTCGAATAG